The Plasmodium sp. gorilla clade G2 genome assembly, chromosome: 6 genome has a segment encoding these proteins:
- a CDS encoding glutamyl-tRNA(Gln) amidotransferase subunit B, putative, protein MFILFLHFYRIMSSYVIFSSFFMFIIYYHSFITCFNIKHISNNNNLLIPLNKCSFKKGRKNKHLNFYDLAKSQVKQHGGTLRKNDIFFSDIKNEEIKENTISHMEKNIKCKIGLEVHIQLSTKYKAFCNCFNISSLYGEKTYEKNHNDLIAFIRENIWKGKNEEVKVSNEKVSNEKVSNEKVSNEKVSNVKVSNVKVSNVKEPNEHKNIHQSIFDNQIKKNKDLINNNNSDDIIINKYHNNENIEPNKYICNTCIGEVGSLNTLNSTAVLFSYLISIIFNCNLNNNISFDRKIYNYYDLPKGYQITQHDNPIGYDGYILLNEKKYHIKSIQLEEDTSKCYLYFSNKDEDVTNSNDNHINCNDNKYIDKNDNRSIHNNINTNYNNIYSEKINNEHYVRNNMNQIHSKPDKILLDYNRCGVPLVEVVVEKTDMNSDECINILKEIKNKVCLLGVCVGNKENIRSDINISFEYGNIKNDRIEIKNINSFKKIRNYIETEKKNFINYIIKNNINNNIINDHINNDKNSNNIHNNNNNNTSCTNNNIYTKSYIDNTHFILRKKESYNYVKEGNIPIYKINDNILKLLKFYVNYKIKIYQDEKKYNWSKHYFHVFFNDPFLYNYFNECLKYEQEKYVSNFLVNTLLDILKKKNIISKQILIKPKDLCFIINYAHTNNIDNTFLKSFIFQFIDKQFNKEIFYEQLKHVNTIDIEHTLIELIKQNKHFLKYDQNKVSIINQQNFKNRIIGLLKNKFNVHTSNVIINYKHVNDFILNYINKNLL, encoded by the coding sequence atgtttatcctttttttacatttctATCGTATAATGAGCAGCTATGTAATTTTCTCCTctttttttatgttcattatatattatcattctttTATTACATGTTTCAATATAAAGCATATcagtaacaataataatttgcTCATTCCATTAAATAAATGTTCATTTAAAAAGGGAAGGAAAAATAAACATCTTAACTTTTATGATCTTGCTAAGAGTCAAGTAAAACAACATGGAGGTACACTcagaaaaaatgatatattttttagtgatataaaaaatgaagaaatcaAAGAAAACACTATATCacatatggaaaaaaatataaagtgtAAAATAGGATTAGAAGTACATATACAGCTAAGTACAAAATATAAAGCATTCTGTAATTGTTTCAACATATCTTCATTATATGGAGAAAaaacatatgaaaaaaatcacAATGATTTAATAGCATTTATAAGagaaaatatatggaaaGGGAAAAATGAAGAAGTAAAAGTATCAAATGAAAAAGTATCAAATGAAAAAGTATCAAATGAAAAAGTATCAAATGAAAAAGTATCAAATGTAAAAGTATCAAATGTAAAAGTATCAAATGTAAAAGAACCAAATGAACATAAGAATATACATCAATCCATTTTTGATAACCAAATTAAAAAGAACAAGGATCTAATAAATAACAACAACTCagatgatattattataaataaatatcataataatgaaaatatcgaaccaaataaatatatatgtaatactTGTATTGGAGAAGTAGGATCTCTAAATACATTAAACAGTACAGCTGTTTTATTCTCATATTTaatttctattatttttaattgtaatttaaataataatatctccTTTGAcagaaaaatttataattattatgaccTGCCCAAAGGATACCAGATTACACAACATGATAACCCTATTGGATATgatggatatatattattgaatgaaaaaaaatatcatataaaaagtatACAACTTGAAGAAGACACCAGTAAGTGTTACTTATATTTCTCTAATAAAGATGAAGATGTTACAAATTCCAATGATAATCATATTAAttgtaatgataataaatatatagataaaaatgataatcgttctatacataataatataaatactaattataataatatatattcagaaaaaattaataatgaaCATTATGTAAGAAATAACATGAATCAGATACATTCCAAACcagataaaatattattagacTATAACAGATGTGGTGTACCTCTTGTTGAAGTCGTTGTAGAAAAAACTGATATGAACAGCGATGAATGCATAAATATtcttaaagaaataaaaaataaagtatgCTTGTTAGGTGTATGTGTAGGAAATAAAGAAAACATACGTTcagatattaatatatcttttgaATATGGAAATATTAAGAATGACCGCatagaaattaaaaatattaatagctttaaaaaaataagaaattatatagaaacagaaaagaaaaattttataaattatattatcaaaaataacataaataataatataataaatgatcatataaacaatgataaaaattcaaacaatatacataataataataataataatacctCTTGTactaataataacatatatacaaaaagcTATATAGATAATACACATTTTATtctaagaaaaaaagaatcatataattatgttaAAGAAGGAAATATacctatatataaaattaatgataatattttgaaattattaaaattttatgtcaattataaaataaaaatttatcaagatgaaaaaaaatataactggtcaaaacattattttcatgttttttttaatgatccatttttatataattattttaatgaatgcttaaaatatgaacaagaaaaatatgtatCCAATTTTTTAGTTAATACATTAttagatattttaaaaaaaaaaaatataatatccaAACAAATATTAATCAAACCTAAAgatttatgttttattattaattatgcccatacaaataatatagataatactTTCTTAAAATCTTTCATTTTTCAATTCATAGACAAACAatttaataaagaaatattctATGAACAACTCAAACATGTTAATACAATCGATATTGAACATACATTAATAGAATtaattaaacaaaataaacattttttaaaatatgatcAAAATAAAGTGTCTATCATTAATCaacaaaattttaaaaacagAATTATCggattattaaaaaataaattcaatGTACATACGTCCAatgtaattataaattataaacatgtgaatgattttatattgaactatataaataaaaatctcTTATAA